GCAGGTGATTCCCTTGCTTGAAATTGTTGGCTTTCTGGGGAATCTGGTCGCTTGGATTGCTTGTCATTTCCTTTTCATATGTTGAATGGTGGTTGCTTGATATTCGCATGAGTATTTTGGGCGCCCTTACCAACAATATGGCTTCCTTGTCTGGAATGGTTCAACGACCTCTCGTTGCGGCTGCTGCCGTTGCTGTTGCCTCGGTTTCTGCTGACATCTCTGATAAATTGCCGTCTTACCGATCCAATGACGCTTGTTCTACGTCGGGTTTATCACACAACACCTCCTTGCAAGATTGGAACTCATCCTGGGTTTCACATATTTCGGTTTCTAAGCTCGCAAACTTGTCCTTTATCTCTAGAATTCCAGTACCTGTGCCCAACATTAACTTCCCAATTCCTAACACGGGCTGCAATTTTGTTCCCAAGCAGCTATATTCATCAGTTGCATCTTCACCTCTTCTTCTTAATCTGTATCAGTCCGCAGACCTGGTTAAAGCACGAAAGTCAGCTTCGTATAACCATGATATATCATCTACTTCCCCATCTGAGGTCTCGTACAGATGGCATTTACCTGAACCGAATGCCATAGATGTTTCAGGCGGTTCTGATTGCTCATCGGCAAAGTTCAGGACTGTGGTGGTTTTGCTAGGATGGTTGGGAGCAAAGCAAAAACATCTCAAGAAGTATGCCGAGTGGTATACTTCCAGGGGATATCATGCTATTACATTTACTTTGCCCATGTCTGACATTCTCAAATACCAACCTGGCGGGAAAGTTGAAGAGCACATCGACTCGCTTGTGAGCCATTTGGCTGATTGGTTAGAAGAGGAACATGGAAAGAACCTGGTGTTCCATACTTTTAGCAATACTGGATGGTTAACGTGAGTCCAGTCCCCActtatattcttttttcttatagAAACTCCATGTGCAATTTCCCTGTTCTCCTGTGTAACCATTTCCTGGTTTGCTTCATCTTACAGGTATGGGGTAATTTTGGAGCAGTTCCAGAAGCACGATCCTTCTCTAATGGGCAGGATTCGGGGCTGCGTTGTGGATTCTGCACCAGTTGCAGCACCTGACCCCCAGGTAAACGATAGTTGCAATTCTGTAACTGGGAAAGAGCAGAAGTTATCTACTGATCATAttgaaaagataaaaagttATCTACACATACTCCATTTGGTACCAGAGATAACCTGTTGCTATCATTTTTTAGAGTGTGGATCATGTTTCTATGAATTTGACCAATATAATACTTCATTTTGCTCAATATAATTTTAGCAGCAGAGCCTATTACCACCACCATGCCCAATTGTTGTAGGAATATCCGAAGAAAACGTattggtttttgagttttgtgtggctCATTCAGACAGCTGTTTGGGTTTGTTATGCAAATGATctgtttttttagttttttctgGGTTCCAGGTTTTTCTTAGAATCTTAGATGATTTGTGTTTGGATGGGTTTGCTATCTAATTCTTGACCTTGTGCAGGTCTGGGCTTCTGGTTTCTCTGCAGCCTTTCTGAAAAAGCGTAGTGTAGCAGCAAAAGGAACAATGGACTCAAATGAGTCAGGGATGGATGCTTTGGTTGGCAGCAATAATGGAGTAGTGGCACCCAAACCTGCAGTAACCGAAGCAGCTTTGCTAGTagtcttggagaagttctttggGGTGGTTTTGAAATTTCCTACAGTGAACAGGCAGTCTATCTTATTCTTccttgcccttttattttcATAGAATTATTCGAGGTGGATGTGAATCTTCATGCACCTTTCCATGCTACAAATTTCCGTTTATACTTGAATTCATTCACCTCACCTGTGTTTTATAATCCTAGAAGAACAATTGTCAAAGCAAATGTCAAATTAGCATTGGCAAGAGTTGGTCTCTCCTTGTATGGAAAGTAATATGAATGTTATTGGTGGTATTGCAGGAGGCTTTCTGATGTGTTGAGCCTATTGTCAGCTCGCCAACCAAGTTGTCCGCAATTGTATATCTACAGCTCTGCAGACAGGGTGATTCCTGCAGGGTCAGTGGAATCATTCATAAAGGAGCAAAAGAGGGCGGGACATGAGGTTAGGGCTTGCAACTTTGTGTCGACGCCGCACGTTGATCATTTCAGAAACGACCCAAAACTGTACACTTGTGAGCTAACCGGGTTTCTGGAGGACTGCGTGCTTCCTTGTTGCAAACAGTCGCATTGATTGATCGAAACCATGGAGTCACCGAAGATGATTCTAAAATTCTTTTTGTTATGCTTAAATTTACACAGCATATCCAATTAATTCATTTGTGTAGAGGTGGTTGAATGCAACACAGCATGTCCATTTTCCGTTGTTTGTTTTCACATCACATGTTACAGACAACATATACAAAACAGATTATTCTCATCGATCAACTGTCAAGTTTTACCaaatgatgaatgatgatgtTAGTTGCACCCAATCGAGCCAATCCGTATTATTATTGTTACTTGGCAGTTTTGATCTTTTGATACGCATTGAAACGGGGGGACATTAAACATTACCTAAAGAAAATATTGTACTTGGGCTCTTTTTCTAATCCACCATTCCATGTTCGCTCATGACTTGGACCGACCCTGGTGACTGTATACCTCTTTCCGGTCGGAGCAGAGGTgaacaaataataatttgacTCATGTTTTTTATTCGGAGTTGGTATCCATATGATAGGCTACAAGCCTACAACAACCcactttatataattttttcaaatttatattctGAAAATAATGCAAATTTATAAAGTATAGTTGACACAATGTCAAGAGTACAAGTGGAACAAACCAGAAACAAGGAGACGATATTATGTAGAATGACACCCGAGCCCCTAGCTAGTAGCTACCCCTTCGGATCTCTCTCATCTCTCGTTCCCGAGTCTCAACCCTAATCCTAATCCTGATTGAGCCCTCCCCAAATCTATAATCTCAATTGGGGTCAGGGTTAGGGTTTCCTCCTTCACTATCAAATATCAATGGCTTCTTCATCATCAACCGATTCCCCGTCAATAACAATAATGGTATGTATCAACGAGGCGTTGACGGACGACGAGCTCCGGTCGGTGCTAGCGAAGCTGGAGAGCCAGAGGGACAAGGAGGTGTTCGGGTTGGTCTGCAAGCGGTGGCTTCACTTGCAGAGCACGGAGAGGAAGAGGCTCTCCGCACGTGCGGGACCTCACATGCTTCGCAAAATGGCTGCCAGGTTCTACAGGGTCCTGGAGCTCGACCTCTCTCAGTCCATTTCCAGGTCCTTCTATCCCGGTGTCACCGACTCTGATCTGCGTGTTATTGCTGATGGGTTTAAGTGCTTGAGACTCCTCAATCTGCACAACTGCAAaggttttcttttttcaatttcagacactgtttatttgaatttgtttgaataTTGGACATCTGCTTGTTTCATGGGTGTATGGCAGTAGATTAGGTACTTTTATGTGGGTTTTTATTGCCTTTAACAGAGCTGCACGTACCTTAGATTGTGGGATATTTGTATTGGAGGCGCATATTTTCCATCTGCATACTGCGTACTGTGAGATTCTTATTAGACTGCACAGTGGAAATCAGAAAAACTTTTTGAAATGTGTGCGCTCATTGTCTTTTGTATTGAACACAATAGACTTGATTCATGTATcacttatttctttcttttacaGGAATTTCAGATGCCGGTGTCGTTTTCATTGGCTCTGGTCTTCCATCCCTACAGTCCCTAGATGTGTCATATTGTAGAAAGTTAACGGACAAAGGATTATCAGCTGTTGCCCAGGGCTGCGCAGACCTTCGGGGCCTTTATCTTGCTGGCTGCAGATTTGTTACTGATGGGTTATTGCGAGCCCTTTCAAAGAATTGTTACCATTTAGAAGAGTTGGGGCTCCAAGGTTGCACCAACATAACTGACGCTGGACTTACTGATCTTGTAGATGGATGCCAACAGATCAAAGTTTTAGATATCAACAAATGCAGCAATATTGGAGATAGTGGAGTTTCCAGTGTCTCCATGGCATGCTCATCTTCTCTGAAGACGCTGAAGTTGTTGGATTGCTACAAAATCAGTGATGAGTCTATATTGTCGTTGGCCAGATTCTGCAAAAATCTTGAAACTCTAGTCATTGGTGGCTGCCGGGACATTTCAGATGCATCTATAAAATTGCTGGCTGTTTCTTGTAAGAGTAATCTCAAGAACCTACGGATGGATTGGTGTTTAAATATCTCAGACTCTTCGTTGTGCTGTATCCTTGCTCAGTGCAGAAACCTGGAGGTTCTCAACATTGGGTGCTGTGAGGAGGTGACAGATGTCGCCTTTCAGGGTTTAAATGGTGGAGGTGACATTGAGTTGAGTTTGAAGTTTTTAAAGGTGAGTAATTGCCCAAAAGTAACGGTGGCAGGTATAGCCATGGTTTTGGACAAATGTGAGACTTTGGAATATCTGGATGTAAGGTCGTGCCCACACATTACAAAGGCAGGTTGTGAAGAAGGGGGATTGCGGTTTCCTGAACGTTGTAAAGTGAACTTCACAGGGAGTTTAGCTGAGCCTGAGGTGTTACTTTGTGAGTGAGCTGGCGGACACGGTCAGCCTCAGCAGGTCAAAATTTGTGAGGGGGGGGGAGTTTAGCTGAGCCTGAGGTGTTACTTTGTGAGTGAGCTGGCGGACACGGTCAGCCTCAGCAGGTCAAAATTTGTGAGGGGGAGTTTAATTAATCTGTTGGAAAGCTTGAATGATGACTGGTGAGGCTGGTTTTGAGCTAGCCTCTGCCTCTCTTCTCCGTACTGGATAAATGAAATGCTGGTTTGCTGGtttgttgtgttgtgtgtttaATTCCTTCCTTCCTCGAGTCGGAAGTCAGAATATTAAAATCATGTACATCGTGAGTGGAATAAATTATGTGGTCACTTGTTACTACTTAGTTTGAATTTATAAGCCATATGAAACTCATGTTACTTGTTGTCAAGCAggtaaatacaaattatttacaAATTAGGATGTGTGATCATGTTGTGTTACTATGGACTTGCAGTAAAGAGAGTGCGAGTTATGCTTAAGAATTACTAATTGTGCATTGCGAAACCGGTGATTGTAAATAACATGAAGAGCCACGTGGTTTTCAAAGAAAAGAGAATTTTctcattaataaaaaagaaatatttacGCATTGTCCGTAAATTAATGGTATTGAGCTCCTCCTCCTCGTCTTCCAGTACTCCTAGCTTAATGTGCATAATTACTTACAACTTGATCACATGTACTTGGTTAATTAAGCTGGAGATGGAATATTAATAGCCTGCTGGAGATGGAATATTAATAGCCTGCTGGAGATATTTCAAAGTTTTCTGGTAATTCAAGAACCCCATAAACCAGAAGTCAAAGTCATCCACAGTAACTATTTCTACGTACTTTTGCGACGGCTTCTTCACGTTCTCGCTCTGGTTGACCCTGTTGATCTTGTTCACTGGGATCACCACCTTGTAGTGGACTCTTCTTACCAGCTGGTGTCCCTCTGAATCTGACGATGGCAGTTTGATCGATCTCTCGCTGCAAAACGCAATCTTGTCCGTCGAGATGAAGAGGAGGCCTGCCATAGGACCCGCCGTGGTTGACAGATAACACTGGGATGCCTTGAGCAGCCTCTCTCCTGCGTTGACGCTGAATGCATGCTTAAACACCTTCTCCAACGTCCCTCCTACTTTCACAATTTTAGCCCCCAGCCTCAGCTTCCACTTCACTGTCTCTGTGATCTTGGACCCCAGTCTCACTGCACAATTGAATCAAATTAAGTAAATTATTATGTAACTCAAACTTGTCTTAATTTCTGAATTAGTATATATGCACAGCGAGCTGCTTACCGTGTTCTTTGACTCCATGGGCAAAACTGTCAGCCTTCTTGGTAAGCTTGTTCATCCTGTTAAGCACTGAATGCACTCTGCTTTGTCCGATGAGCTTTGAAGATCCAGTAGTGATTTCACGATCATTAGGAGCCGCTGCTGGAATATTATGATGATATTGGATAGCAGCAGTATGATCTGCACTCTTAAACGAATACGCAGCTGCAGCGGCTGCTGCCGAGTTCATTGGAATTCCAAGAACTTGTCCTTGAAGTGAGGCCTTCATATTTGATTATGATCAGTAGGTATCTACTAGGATTAGCTGCAAGTtaattagaagaagaagaacaagtgaTGAGGAGATGGATGGATGCTTAATTGGTGATTATTGTGGTTGTGTGAGCGTTATGTTATGTATATAAAGGGATGGAAGATAGTAATAGGCGGGTGGGGGTGAATCTAACTTTTGGTTGCATGAGTCATGTATGGCTCATCAGTGAGAATAAAGGCACTGCTACTACTACTACACGGACTCTTTTTTAAAGATAAAAATGTCgtcttttcattttcaaaagaaaatgacatggcatatatgttATCTTGGATCGGTAGTTTTGCTTTAAGAAATAGACATTTTAGCAATAAGGTTTATATGTTGTGTTGTGCAAACAAATAACTCGAAAGTAAGGTTTTGCATGCATATCCCCCATTTCCATCTCCTAAGGTGTATTTGTCCACCTTGTTTCTCTGAGTTGTTACATATCTTTTGCTGTATTTTCCAAATCAGCCCTGCCCAAGCATTACAACAAACAGGAAAAGACAAAGGATCGagataaaaaaagaagagaaggaGAGTATATATCTTGATTTTTTCCTGATTAATGGGGAATTATGCTAACTTTTCAATCATTATAAATTAAGATTAGATTTAATTGAACAAGCATTGTCTTACTTAATTAACTTTGctcaaatataataataataataatattgt
This Pyrus communis chromosome 6, drPyrComm1.1, whole genome shotgun sequence DNA region includes the following protein-coding sequences:
- the LOC137736412 gene encoding GEM-like protein 4 — translated: MKASLQGQVLGIPMNSAAAAAAAYSFKSADHTAAIQYHHNIPAAAPNDREITTGSSKLIGQSRVHSVLNRMNKLTKKADSFAHGVKEHVRLGSKITETVKWKLRLGAKIVKVGGTLEKVFKHAFSVNAGERLLKASQCYLSTTAGPMAGLLFISTDKIAFCSERSIKLPSSDSEGHQLVRRVHYKVVIPVNKINRVNQSENVKKPSQKYVEIVTVDDFDFWFMGFLNYQKTLKYLQQAINIPSPAGY
- the LOC137738115 gene encoding uncharacterized protein isoform X2 produces the protein MASSSSTDSPSITIMVCINEALTDDELRSVLAKLESQRDKEVFGLVCKRWLHLQSTERKRLSARAGPHMLRKMAARFYRVLELDLSQSISRSFYPGVTDSDLRVIADGFKCLRLLNLHNCKGISDAGVVFIGSGLPSLQSLDVSYCRKLTDKGLSAVAQGCADLRGLYLAGCRFVTDGLLRALSKNCYHLEELGLQGCTNITDAGLTDLVDGCQQIKVLDINKCSNIGDSGVSSVSMACSSSLKTLKLLDCYKISDESILSLARFCKNLETLVIGGCRDISDASIKLLAVSCKSNLKNLRMDWCLNISDSSLCCILAQCRNLEVLNIGCCEEVTDVAFQGLNGGGDIELSLKFLKVSNCPKVTVAGIAMVLDKCETLEYLDVRSCPHITKAGCEEGGLRFPERCKVNFTGSLAEPEVLLCE
- the LOC137738115 gene encoding uncharacterized protein isoform X1, with the translated sequence MASSSSTDSPSITIMVCINEALTDDELRSVLAKLESQRDKEVFGLVCKRWLHLQSTERKRLSARAGPHMLRKMAARFYRVLELDLSQSISRSFYPGVTDSDLRVIADGFKCLRLLNLHNCKGISDAGVVFIGSGLPSLQSLDVSYCRKLTDKGLSAVAQGCADLRGLYLAGCRFVTDGLLRALSKNCYHLEELGLQGCTNITDAGLTDLVDGCQQIKVLDINKCSNIGDSGVSSVSMACSSSLKTLKLLDCYKISDESILSLARFCKNLETLVIGGCRDISDASIKLLAVSCKSNLKNLRMDWCLNISDSSLCCILAQCRNLEVLNIGCCEEVTDVAFQGLNGGGDIELSLKFLKVSNCPKVTVAGIAMVLDKCETLEYLDVRSCPHITKAGCEEGGLRFPERCKVNFTGSLAEPEVLLCE
- the LOC137738114 gene encoding uncharacterized protein, which codes for MSILGALTNNMASLSGMVQRPLVAAAAVAVASVSADISDKLPSYRSNDACSTSGLSHNTSLQDWNSSWVSHISVSKLANLSFISRIPVPVPNINFPIPNTGCNFVPKQLYSSVASSPLLLNLYQSADLVKARKSASYNHDISSTSPSEVSYRWHLPEPNAIDVSGGSDCSSAKFRTVVVLLGWLGAKQKHLKKYAEWYTSRGYHAITFTLPMSDILKYQPGGKVEEHIDSLVSHLADWLEEEHGKNLVFHTFSNTGWLTYGVILEQFQKHDPSLMGRIRGCVVDSAPVAAPDPQVWASGFSAAFLKKRSVAAKGTMDSNESGMDALVGSNNGVVAPKPAVTEAALLVVLEKFFGVVLKFPTVNRQLSDVLSLLSARQPSCPQLYIYSSADRVIPAGSVESFIKEQKRAGHEVRACNFVSTPHVDHFRNDPKLYTCELTGFLEDCVLPCCKQSH